In the genome of Rhopalosiphum padi isolate XX-2018 chromosome 1, ASM2088224v1, whole genome shotgun sequence, the window TGTGTAAAACGATGAACAATACCTATCTACCTAATAATCCGTTTActgattataagtttattaagcACTCGGGTATATATACGAGCTTTTTCTTACACTCTTCAGAGGCTCAGttctataatatcttaaaagtcATGATTTGTAATTTCTATGTGTTCTGTATTTCGTAATATCATTACAGTATGTCAGTATACAAGtaagtatacttaatttatgGTAATACACTAATGTCTAATACCTATCAATATCACGAGTAATAATTGAAAGAACAATttacaatagtaatatttttttaatgaattcatcGTCATGAAATCATGAAGATAAGTTTCGAGTTTTTTagcaatacaataataagaaCTTGTAAAGTCACGAACTGACTAGTGACTACGGCAAGAACAATcaacaatcaaataaaaaataataatattttgttctgatgcttgataacatttaaaatatttagcatGATTGGCgggtaacaaatattaattttttttatcactgtaGATACCACTTTGATAAATTCAATGACAACTGATaagttaatttgaattttaaagtatGAGTTATGGCACAGAGCTACAGACTTCATAGTTAATACTGATCTTAGATCATATTGAGACGTTGACTATTGAGTTCatagattatacatttacattatattttgtattttggacCGTAGTCTGTGGTTATGGGTTATGgcgataataaattgaaaaagcTAGATAACTGTCAACAGATTTAGATTcgataaaaaatctattttgaaaACTATGTCATTAACATAGCGACATTTCACCTAACActaacaactttttttaaaattcttctACTAGAATTTCTTCtgtttaaacttaaatctaGAAATGTTTCATAAATTTCAATCTACTTCATTACTGTTGTTCAGgtcgaatattaaaatgttgaaatgcaATGCTTCGTCGTTAGATGGTAAAATGATGAACAAAGTTATGGGTCTTAGTCGTAAAACCAAGTAAGTAGAATATATATCATCTAAATAATATCTTGAAAAAAGTATATAtcacatacttatattattatttagaaaaatttggTATAAACCAAATGTTGGGGCAAATCCTACTTTTGAAGAGCTTATGAAACAAACCACCAAAAATAATGCTGGACGTCAGACAAGCAAGCGTATTGctgttttaaataagttattgatgaaaaatataactGATTTAATGGCAACAGGTGAAAACTCTAATAAACTCATTGGATATAGTTTAGAAATTTCaaaggtaataataatcatattaatttttaagcaacaaggtaatttatttaatgtacttaACTCACTTTTCTgtcaatttttatgatttttaaaggtGTATCACTGTATTACTCTTTCTCCGTAAGTCCTAGCTCATAAGAAGTCTTGAAGAACTTGAGTCTATGATTTGGATTTGACTTAGTGTTTAATGCTTAATTTCAAATTCTCTTATCAGCTATATTTTCCAGTTGGTTTACCAATTTTTAGATCTTTATTACTTGATGTCTGTCTGCTTGGTACTGGAAGTACAGTGGCGTAAATTCCTCAAGAAAATTCCAATCCcctggtatttttttataagtgtattataatacaaactttTAGGAGAATTATTGATCATGTATTGTTTGAGAAGTCTAATCTTTCCTATTTGTGCCACTAGAAAAGTACTGTAATTTAATGGCCCAGTAGTCTTTGCTCGTTTAATGCCAAAAAGCTTTCCAATATAGCAATCTTCTTTCAAAGTGTTGGTATTGCTccaataagttttttatttctgAATTTTATTCTTGTTAATTTAAGTGCATTAATCAGCTTGTCTAAAGAGTTCAAACACACACTTTAGCCACTTTAGATAGTTTGATGAACTGCCTCAAAAATTTGGTAGTTAAGTGGGTAAAATAATAGAGTACTGCAGAGAAGTCTttctactataattttattaaatacaagaatttcataaagttatttatatttaaaatgttgtgtttattatagctattcttaaaaaaaaatatttagttgggTGGTAAATTGGAAGAACTCTGTAAGTCaatcaaattatttcaattgcctgtttaaatttaattcggtATCACTTCATCTAagccattaatatttattaaaataaaattatttggattttaaatttaacaaagtaAAACCTAatgaagtaatgaataataattaaatagatttgcttgtaataatatagtactgaTATAACTACTCACGATTACATTGtagatttatgtataaatatatttaaatgttattaaattaattggttAAGAAAATGAGGATAGTGTATTAAATCCTTCGgcctaaaattgtttgtttttactgCAGGTTTGTATTGAAGGAGATTACAGAACTGTCAAAGTATATTGGATGGCTGGAAAATCTGAAGACGATTCCCAGTTAGATGAATTATTGCAAATGATAAGTGGTCCACTGAGACATGAATTATCTACATTAAGAATCATGGGTGAAGTGCCAAAAATACAGTTTATCAAAGGTAAATGTTAAAAACTAAGTTAATACTAGTCTAATAAGTTTCTTTATAAATTGCATTGTGGACTAGTAACAGAAATTATTCCTGATATTAACTAATCATTTTCAAGATAAGACTTATGCAAACGTAGCAGCAGTTGATCGGTTATTAAATAAAGCAGATTTTGGTGAAGATTTTGTACCTACTTGCAATACTTTATTAAACAATCACCCTACAATTTTCACGAATATTGATCCAGAGATCAAAGTAATTAACTACTAAACATTCCtactaatacttattaatagcATTATGATGTACAATATACTTTTAAtcgattttagaaaaaaattaaagaattagAAGACAGTGAAAATCTAAAAGAAGACAGTAATGACGAAGTAATAATTCCTGAAATGAAGATGGATGTAATGGGTCTTGACCATAATGCAATAATGGCCAgagtaagatattattttaatgtattatattggatgattaaatagaatattgtaGCTGAGTGGGATAATATGTTAGTATTTTAAATCCCTTTTACTGGTTCAAATTGAAGTATCATCTGATTTGTATTACATAATGTAACaagaaactattaaatttacttttctaTGATTACAAAACACTATAAAAgtcaaatttattgtaaaatcaagcTAAAGGAAAGAAATTAACAACAATGGATGATAGCagttaattaaattacctaCTAATTAGGTAACagattaaattgttgttttaactaatataaaaaaaaaagtgctagtattaaactaatatatcgCATTCAATTAAATAACATCCAAAGAATTCAGCCAGACCACAACTTCAGGGATTATTTTTGTGAAGTCCTCCAAATCTCCTTAGCTGGCAGCCAAAAATTAGACTTTGCATCAACTGTACACTTGCACCACAATCACACTCTAGACTTTCTCTTATCCTTTATTTGTACATGAGTTTAGTAATTATGTGATTAAGTCAAACCCAAGATTTTCTAAGCCTCTAGGGTCTCATGCATAGAACTGAAGTGTGCATGTTATTTATATggattaatttgatattaaatattaaaaaattattaatattttttgtttattatattgtgtatattatattactttcctTTTAGTTAAACATGGCTATCCAAAAGTCAAAAGCTGTTCATCGTCAACCTAATTCTACACACAATGTTATGAAAAATACTGTGTCAGAACATACTGAAGACACTCAGTATTTGTCATTTacagattttgtaaaaaaacgaaaaattcaAGAAGCCAAAGCTTTAGGTAGAAGAAGGAGTAGGTCGATTGAAAAAGAAATGTATGATAAAGATGTATCATTGTATTATGAAGAGGAAGAAGATGATAATATAGATGAATAtccatttaaaattgataaataatataccaatatatatttttagtatttcttgtatttgtttaatgtattatttttatgtagctTCCTCTTCCTATAAGTTTTCATTTGATATGAGTTTTAGAGTAATTTTACATGTATATGATCAGTGtcacttattatttatcattattcattaaaatgaaatcaacttttgaaaactaccattttttttattatatattttgacttAGTAGTTCCTAGAATGCAATATCACAATGATAGTGGATGTAAATGATAggattgataatataaaaatcccAGTTGCAGCAGTCCAGTTTTGCCCTTCCTGTCATAGGTGGGCTGCGGGTGTTGTAAACTATGGATAAATGATTGATAAAAAACATGGGCCACAGcccattacatataatatataaataatatttgaattttgaattcacAGTGTTTGTCCcggttaaaatttgaaaattataataattttaatgcgtAAAGATCATAGATGTGCACAGATTTCAATTTCTGGTTGAGtctgaaataattaatgttcCAATGCTAGGACATTAaacacattaatatacattctaattgtaaattaaaaactatgtaaataaaatcaaGTTGTATGTGCACACAATATTAATGTGCTTAtttctaaatacatatttttgaaattagaaataaaattatacaaatacaattatgtacaaaaagaaaaaaacataatatccaatatttaaaaaaaaatcggtttaatgaacaaaaaattgtattcacataatattatattatataaacttaattatgtaataattttaattaaataattataaatgatttcttCTATTTCCCATACTTTTGAATTCTTCAATGATCGTGTTTTTCAACGAGTCTGTTGGTGCAGGTCcgattatcttaatattaaataaaccccataaatacaaaaataaaatgatatatttatgtataaccaACCTATTAATATCCATACACTCCATAGtcaaggtaaatattattttgtgcataatatttttgttagatgaataaattaataaaattgttgtaatggtatacaaatatttttaattttatttcactattacaacaaataatattttcttgatcttgaacatattgttataattaaatatatatacctacacaaatttgaaattttattttcctcCAAAAAAAGATTCCCATCAAACCAGAGCTCAACCAGCTCGCCCCGTGCGCACCCCTATAGTAAAGAAGtaatttatgtcatattttttatCGACCCTACcaaaatacatataggtattacattttattatttattttttttttttatttttttttatttttttttatagtattcttgtgttttatcaatattattaaaaaattacttatgaacttaaataatttatttatttatcaacttaAAACTATTATGAGACACTTAAgttcaaacataatttatagttgtGCATATATTaagtgtgttatttttattaaaatttattttatattaaatatataattctttgtACTCTGAGATGGCGAGACCAAttcaaaaaacaattgaaatatataacatgtataatatttttttacaaaaatgtgttgtacttatattgtatgatattctACAGAGTATATttagaattgaaaaatataaacttaatataatacaatttataatttacaaaatacaagaAACTTGTATACTATGTCCTATATAATACATTCTTATTTGCAgtcaactattaaaaaatagatttgtataaaatgtttatatactacTTAGGTAGTAATTTTGTTAAGCTATAATTCACTATTCATTAGTACTTGATAATTATGACGTTGATGAACGTTAGGGACAACGTCAAGCAACCACTCTTTGTCAATTACAGTTATATGTTTCATGTATGGTTGACTGGTTTCTATAATTTCTGTATATAGAACACAATGAGGATACGAATGAAACAGTGTTGAAGTTGGATGGATTTTGCACTCTTTCTTAGCATtaactgttatatattttttttcctgatTAATATATGCCAGATTTTCAAAAAATCCCGTCAACAAACATTTTCTGATAGGGTCAAAATTGTCCCCACAAGATTGGCCAATTGGTAAATGTAAATACCTACAGATATCAAGTAACTGTTCTCGAGCACGATCTGCATATTCTAAATTACGGAGGTTGAGAAAATTATCATCACACCAACTGGATTTAGATTCTTTTCTTATTTTCCTAAACGAACGAAATGTTTTCAGTAACATGATATGATCACTGACGGATGACTTGAATTTTGTATGAGCATCTTCGgcttgtttcttttttttttccgaaAGACTAGACACAAAAATTGAATCAGTAGACaatatagatacaatatttacaatgtcTTCCAAACAACCATAGTTCACTgatgacaaaattatttttgagtatCTTGGGTCGAGAGGAAATTTAGTCATTTTATGACCCACTTCAGTTAAAATACTGTTTTTTGTAGCGCCTAAATTTCCCAGCATATTGTAAGCTTGGTCGATTGCATCTGTTGATggcttattaataaaatcaaacttGTAAGGATCCATATTCATGGCCAATATTTGTAATACTACATTACCCAAATTACACCTCAAGATTTCCGGGACTGGGTCTTTGGTCATTTCATCATATTGCTGTTTTGAATATATCCTGTAACAATATCCATCTGATTCACGTCCCGCACGACCCGCTCTTTGTTCAGCTTGGGCTTGAGATATATTTTCTACTTTGAGAGCATCCATCGAGGTTTCTGGATGAAAACATCTAACTTTAACTTTGCCACAATCAATCACATATTTAATACCAGTCAAAGTAACTGATGTTTCTGCAATATTTGTACTCAATATGATTTTCCTAGCAAACTCATTAGGTTCCAATGACATGAATACTTTGAGCTGCTCATTGGTAGGCAACGAAGCATATAATGTCCGTACTTTAATAACAGGATAATTTCTTAAAGAAGGATCTTGGTTAATGTGCTCGATAGCAAGAGccatattttctatttcttctTGACCAGttagaaaaactaaaaagtcaTGGCGTTCAGGTGCCTCTTTatgtaattgaaatattgtaacaAAAGTATCGTGAAAGTAATCCTCTACATTTTTCTTAGCGTGGAATATTTTGATGTCATGGAGCCTACCTTGTAAGTAGACAATTTGTGCATTACCAAAATAATCTGCAAATAAATCAGCATTCATTGTTGCTGACATGACAATTACTTTAAGAGGGTTAGAACTATTTTTACGACTGCGTTGGACTTTTTTTACAATTCCGAAAAGTAAATCAGTATTTACAGTACGTTCATGAGCTTCATCTAAAATAACACATCCATATGCCGATAAGCTCTTTTCTAAAATAGCTGTGCGTAATAGCATACCATCAgtcataaactttattttagtaaaatgatTAGTTTTGTCAATAAACCTGACTCTATAACCAACCAGGTCTCCAATTTCAGTGTTTACTTCATATGATACACGTTCAGCTAATGATATCGCTGCTACACGTCTTGGTTGTGTAACAACTACATCTTCATCTGGAAGTAATATGTTTTCATAAACAATTTGTGGAATTTGTGTTGTCTTGCCACTTCCTGTTTCTCCAATTATGATTaaagtttcatttttttgaattaaactaCAAAGTTTATCTTTTTGAAGAGTAACAGGCAAAGATTTTCGTTCATCGTcaaaatatttgactaaatcCATTTTACTTAAATCATTCATCATTAATCTTCTATGGCctctaaaatgtaaatattttacatcattaatagaaaatttaaaaatattagttataacttaagtAGTAGTGTTTAGAAAGAACGTGGTTATTACGTGAATgtctaacatttttttcatttaaaaatgtggaacagtattcatattttatgaaaaattgttaatgatTATCTAGCtgttcaaattaaatacatttttactattttccgTAATGaatcatacaaaaaattaaaattaggtactttaaataataattcttaaattgAAAGGAACAAGTccgattattaaatatttttgagtttactttatttatgttccactttaatttaaactaattaaaaacctTTTCACAAGAAAGTGATTtctattcataaatttattttaacaaattgtcCAAAAACTATTGTCTCATTTCTattaattgtgatttttttttgtacaaataaataaaattaacgatATGAagaatgtaatgtttttttccTCGAATGAATATGAATGTGAAAGTATTTCTTtggataaattaatttgaaggAGTTCAGATTTTAAGTTTACTTTCTAAGCACTActaaaaattcttaataaaaacagtttatttttaatgtatatttaataaatttaatcaaaaacaaaacatacccactttactatacaatatgaattttgaataaatgcatcAAAACTTCAAATAAATGTCAATACAGTATGCACATCATTGCACTTGATGATTTGATAGAACGAACcactttagtttaaaatttaaaatcctgTAATAATACccgtcataatataaaaaaaataagtattattatttatttgtagaaGCAAACCATATtccaaatttgaattcaatattcaCGTgctttaaattatcaaaattcatatgataattgataacggATCACagagtaaatatttatgttcattgttcagtgataataatatgatataactaaaATCCTAATCTACAATTTGATATTAATCGTGATCGGGATTCGTGAATCGTgtcctaaaattaaattaaataatagttattaaactatattattgtaaaatatgttaaataaatattatccaaaattaaattcaaaagttaACCATATATAAAGAAACTACCTCGTAAACTCTCCCTTATTTAGTGTAAacgttttttaaatacctattatagtattatctgATACGCTATTTTGCTGTtgaatattattagtagtattattGGCATTGAGAGTATAAGAAACTGTtgacagtttaaaaaaatgtatgttgtatttttatttgtttctagTAATTTGATTtagtaattgtaataaaatacatttttagaaaaatgactACAACCAGATTAGAAATAGATGTCAAAAGACTATTGTCAGTTTGTGAAGAAATGGCTCAAAATAATTCATCTGATGATTGGCGGCTAAGCaaagtaaatattgtatttattaagataaatcataaagttttaaatttcataGTGGTCAATAAATTCACAAAATTGGGTTTAATGAATgttcaatttttctaaaaatgattttgtttatttttattattaataataaatttgtgctCTA includes:
- the LOC132930397 gene encoding putative ribosome-binding factor A, mitochondrial, which gives rise to MFHKFQSTSLLLFRSNIKMLKCNASSLDGKMMNKVMGLSRKTKKIWYKPNVGANPTFEELMKQTTKNNAGRQTSKRIAVLNKLLMKNITDLMATGENSNKLIGYSLEISKVCIEGDYRTVKVYWMAGKSEDDSQLDELLQMISGPLRHELSTLRIMGEVPKIQFIKDKTYANVAAVDRLLNKADFGEDFVPTCNTLLNNHPTIFTNIDPEIKKKIKELEDSENLKEDSNDEVIIPEMKMDVMGLDHNAIMARLNMAIQKSKAVHRQPNSTHNVMKNTVSEHTEDTQYLSFTDFVKKRKIQEAKALGRRRSRSIEKEMYDKDVSLYYEEEEDDNIDEYPFKIDK
- the LOC132930377 gene encoding ATP-dependent RNA helicase DHX33, with translation MMNDLSKMDLVKYFDDERKSLPVTLQKDKLCSLIQKNETLIIIGETGSGKTTQIPQIVYENILLPDEDVVVTQPRRVAAISLAERVSYEVNTEIGDLVGYRVRFIDKTNHFTKIKFMTDGMLLRTAILEKSLSAYGCVILDEAHERTVNTDLLFGIVKKVQRSRKNSSNPLKVIVMSATMNADLFADYFGNAQIVYLQGRLHDIKIFHAKKNVEDYFHDTFVTIFQLHKEAPERHDFLVFLTGQEEIENMALAIEHINQDPSLRNYPVIKVRTLYASLPTNEQLKVFMSLEPNEFARKIILSTNIAETSVTLTGIKYVIDCGKVKVRCFHPETSMDALKVENISQAQAEQRAGRAGRESDGYCYRIYSKQQYDEMTKDPVPEILRCNLGNVVLQILAMNMDPYKFDFINKPSTDAIDQAYNMLGNLGATKNSILTEVGHKMTKFPLDPRYSKIILSSVNYGCLEDIVNIVSILSTDSIFVSSLSEKKKKQAEDAHTKFKSSVSDHIMLLKTFRSFRKIRKESKSSWCDDNFLNLRNLEYADRAREQLLDICRYLHLPIGQSCGDNFDPIRKCLLTGFFENLAYINQEKKYITVNAKKECKIHPTSTLFHSYPHCVLYTEIIETSQPYMKHITVIDKEWLLDVVPNVHQRHNYQVLMNSEL